One genomic segment of Luteitalea sp. includes these proteins:
- a CDS encoding HEPN domain-containing protein: MWTCSWSSNRASRSRASSIGRGTPNQSAGTLIPSRRILFTCRTGAAAYPGFGPRRQWMGLCCSIEICPCRDGSSTFVAVLLPARSCGAGCTVSPTGWRPRKVRNVNLAQDYMRRAEIRLRTLDLFVEAESWADVVRESQEIVELTLKALLRAAGIDPPRVHDVSSVLLAERARVPQVLGPQLETLAEASRQLRRDRELAFYGAEDITPSDFYTRQDAEQARGRAQRTVELVKPHIRSPVEAPAPQPSPPDGD; encoded by the coding sequence ATGTGGACGTGCTCGTGGTCGTCGAACCGAGCTTCGCGATCACGCGCGAGCAGTATCGGACGTGGGACGCCGAACCAATCTGCTGGGACTCTCATCCCGTCGAGGCGCATTTTGTTCACCTGCCGGACCGGCGCGGCCGCGTATCCGGGATTTGGGCCGAGGCGGCAGTGGATGGGGCTGTGCTGTTCGATCGAGATCTGTCCTTGTCGAGACGGCTCGTCGACATTCGTCGCCGTATTGTTGCCGGCGAGATCGTGCGGCGCTGGGTGCACGGTCAGCCCTACTGGGTGGAGGCCGCGTAAGGTGCGTAACGTGAACCTTGCGCAGGACTACATGCGGCGCGCCGAGATTCGGTTGCGAACGCTCGACCTGTTTGTCGAGGCCGAGAGCTGGGCCGACGTCGTGCGCGAGTCGCAGGAGATCGTCGAGCTCACGCTCAAAGCCTTGCTGCGCGCCGCGGGCATTGATCCCCCCCGGGTTCACGACGTGTCTAGCGTACTGCTGGCCGAGCGTGCACGGGTTCCGCAGGTGCTGGGGCCACAGCTCGAGACGCTGGCCGAGGCATCACGGCAGCTCCGGCGCGACCGCGAACTGGCCTTCTACGGGGCCGAGGACATCACGCCATCCGACTTCTACACGCGGCAGGATGCCGAGCAGGCGCGCGGCAGGGCGCAGCGAACCGTGGAGCTGGTGAAGCCACACATCCGATCCCCGGTTGAGGCACCCGCCCCTCAGCCGTCGCCGCCCGATGGCGACTGA
- a CDS encoding SET domain-containing protein-lysine N-methyltransferase, translated as MHSPIVVNEDDDRFSIAESSTPGAGDGLFARVPLEKGARLRVVGVRVAPNSVADRCTRYADEHKYRVGDSLLIPLGYGAMANHSSTPNVAKVVDGHDVYLQALRDIEAGEELCFAYDAYALERFGIPTT; from the coding sequence ATGCACTCGCCGATAGTCGTGAACGAAGATGACGATCGCTTCTCCATCGCCGAGTCGAGCACTCCCGGCGCCGGCGATGGCCTGTTTGCGCGGGTGCCGCTTGAGAAGGGGGCACGCCTCAGAGTCGTAGGGGTGCGCGTCGCGCCCAATTCGGTGGCCGATCGCTGCACCCGTTACGCTGATGAGCACAAGTATCGGGTCGGCGATTCCCTACTGATCCCGCTGGGATACGGTGCGATGGCCAATCATTCGTCGACGCCCAACGTGGCGAAGGTCGTTGACGGCCACGACGTGTATCTACAGGCTCTGAGAGACATTGAAGCCGGCGAAGAGCTGTGCTTCGCATACGATGCTTACGCACTCGAGCGTTTTGGAATCCCAACGACATGA
- a CDS encoding glycerophosphodiester phosphodiesterase, with product MRQQVIILCLAAVITVSASPAPPEAAQDTGKYANHRHPRWHRGDRVQLGPRPFFLVNDMEDGRLKRRLQRCSAGPFRKTDFSIGHRGAALQFPEHTRESYEAAARMGAGIVECDVTFTQDLELVCRHSQGDLHTTTNILLTPLASKCAAPFTPAVLGPDGSVITPATAECRTSDITLAELKQLTGKMEAFNPAAQTPEEFVGGTPSFRTDLYVGPTSGHLLSHKESIALFKRLGVKMTPELKAPSVTMPFNGFTQEAYAQKMIDEYKEAGVSPRDVWPQSFSQEDVLYWVQHEPAFGRQAVYLDDANDVSELPSFAELVDYKSMGINIVAPPTFALLALDERNEIVPSQYARDAKRARLDIITWTLERSGTLADGDNGFYFQTIDAAITREGDLMTVLDVLARDVGIMGVFSDWAAPVTYYANCMGLQ from the coding sequence ATGCGCCAGCAGGTCATCATTCTGTGTCTCGCCGCGGTCATCACGGTGTCGGCAAGTCCTGCACCGCCCGAAGCCGCTCAAGACACCGGCAAGTATGCCAACCACAGGCATCCGAGGTGGCACCGGGGGGATCGCGTGCAGCTCGGCCCGCGCCCGTTCTTCCTCGTCAACGACATGGAAGACGGCCGGCTCAAGCGCAGGCTCCAGCGCTGCTCCGCCGGGCCGTTCAGGAAGACCGACTTCTCCATCGGCCACCGTGGGGCGGCGCTGCAGTTCCCGGAGCACACGCGTGAGTCCTACGAAGCGGCCGCCCGCATGGGCGCGGGAATCGTCGAGTGCGATGTGACCTTCACTCAGGATCTGGAGCTCGTGTGCCGGCACTCCCAAGGCGACCTCCACACCACCACGAATATTCTCCTCACGCCGCTCGCGAGCAAGTGCGCGGCACCGTTCACGCCCGCGGTCCTCGGGCCCGACGGCAGCGTCATCACGCCAGCCACGGCGGAATGTCGGACGAGCGACATCACGCTGGCGGAGCTCAAGCAGCTGACCGGCAAGATGGAGGCCTTCAACCCCGCCGCTCAAACGCCCGAGGAGTTTGTCGGTGGCACGCCGAGCTTTCGCACGGATCTGTACGTCGGTCCCACCAGCGGCCACCTCTTGAGTCACAAGGAGAGCATCGCGCTCTTCAAGAGGCTGGGCGTGAAGATGACGCCGGAGCTCAAGGCCCCGAGCGTGACCATGCCGTTCAACGGATTTACGCAAGAGGCGTACGCCCAGAAAATGATCGACGAGTACAAAGAGGCGGGCGTTTCTCCCCGAGACGTATGGCCGCAGTCCTTCAGTCAAGAGGACGTCTTGTACTGGGTCCAGCACGAGCCGGCGTTCGGCAGGCAAGCCGTGTATCTCGACGATGCCAACGACGTCTCGGAGCTGCCGAGCTTTGCCGAGTTGGTCGACTACAAGTCCATGGGCATCAACATCGTCGCGCCGCCCACGTTTGCGTTGCTGGCCCTGGACGAGCGGAACGAGATCGTGCCGTCGCAGTATGCCAGGGACGCCAAACGCGCCCGCCTCGACATCATCACCTGGACTCTGGAGCGCTCGGGCACCCTCGCCGATGGAGACAACGGGTTCTATTTTCAAACCATCGATGCCGCCATCACGCGCGAGGGCGACCTGATGACGGTGCTCGATGTGCTCGCCAGAGACGTCGGCATTATGGGCGTCTTCTCCGACTGGGCCGCGCCGGTGACCTACTACGCCAACTGCATGGGGCTGCAGTAA